A segment of the Bacteriovorax sp. BAL6_X genome:
AAAATATTTTGTGTATACGATAATCTTTCATAACGATGAGAGAAGAATTTATAAACTCGCCCGTCTTTTACAACTTCTGTTGATTCTGTTTGTGAGCTTTTTACCCCGCCTATAATGAAAGCTAAATATTTTGACTCCTTAAGCTCTTTTTTACGATTTTCATAAGAAGTAATATTATCTGCAAGTGTTGAGTAATTGAATTTACCAAAACGCACAACCCCCATAAGCTCATTTAATTTTTCATTATTTCTAAGATCATCGACATATAAAGACATATAGGCCTTGTATGATTTCTCAAAGCTATAATTAAAGTCATAACGAAATAAAGTTAACTTAATAAGGTTTAAAAAGTCTGCCATTAATGTAACATTCGCACCGGCAGAGATTAACTTTGAATCCTCCGCACTTAAACGAATAATCTCATTGGCCTTAGCATTATCAGCTGGCCCTAGTCGTTGGATTTCAACAGTCGACTTTCTTTCATACTTGGCCAATGCACCAGCGGCAACACCAACTCCACTATATGATGCAGTCGCGGCGGCCCCTGCAGCAAAAGTCAGAGCATCTTCTTTTTTGATGAAATCATAGTCTCCAAGCTTAGAAAAATTTTCTGGCCTAAGATATTTATACATGAAAAAAAGTCGATCAAATTTTGTCTGAAGTGCATCTTCCACATTATTAGCAAAGTGATTAAATCTCATTGTTCTCTTTAAAGAAAGATTACTATAGGACTTAAGCACAGATGGAGAGATATTAATAATCCCCTTCGCTTGAAGTGCTCCAAGGAAATTTCGAGCAGATATCTCAATAACCATTTCATCATTAACGAGATAGCGATCTTCATCAAATAAAGATGGTGCCGCACTACGATTAAAGAGAACTTTAAATCCATGAAAGTCACCAGCATGCTGCCAGCCAACAAGATTAACTCCACCAAAGAAGCCATTGGCATCATGACTTAGACGATCACCGATTGCCTGATAATTGGCCTGGTAATTATCATAGATTTGGCGATAGATTGGAGAAATATCAGCAAGATCAGTATCTGAAAACTCAGATTCTAACTTATGATTATCTACTGAGAAATTAGAAAATGTAACAGGTTCAACTATATCTTCTTGTGCAAAGACATTTGTTGCGCTTGCTTGAAATAAAAATGTAAAAATTAAGAGAATAAGTGTTTTCTTCACTCTTTCCTCTGTATTACTTATAAAGTTCACCACGTCCCCCTTTAGTGACCACCCAATACCCAAGGCCCACTAGCGGAAAAGAAACGGGAACGAACGTGCAATACAGATTCTTTTAGCCTAAAAGGGATTCTACGTTCATTATTCGACGCATTGCAAGATTTTCTTATTATTTATTGTCATTTATTAAGTTTTGAATAGTTACCCAAAAATATTGATAGATTTTACTTATCTCAAGTTAATATTAATTTAATAGATTTATAAGCTTTGGCCGACGATAATGAATATAAGATAAATGAGATGACTAATTAAAATGGTCAAATTAAGCTAACTAAACAAAATCAAGGAGAATAATAATGACATTTGAAAGTATTGATGGAAAGCAAGTCCCTAAGACATCGTTTAAAGTTTTTAAAAATGGTGGATTAGTAGATTTAACATATGATGAAGTATTTAAAGGTAAACGAGTTGTGGTCTTCTCACTTCCCGGTGCTTATACACCAACATGTTCCTCTACTCACCTTCCACGCTACAATGAACTCGCTGGCGCAATTAAGAAAGAAGGAGTTGATGCAATCTACGTCCTTTCCGTAAACGACGCTTTCGTTATGGATGCTTGGATCCAAGATCAACACGCTGAAGAAGTCGGTGTACTCCCAGACGGAAATGGTGACTTCTCCAAAGGGATTGGCCTACTAGTTGATAAGTCAGATATCGGATTTGGAACAAGAACATGGCGCTATTCGATGGTCGTTAATGATGGAGTTGTTGAAAAGTCATTTATCGAGCCAGATAAACCAGGTGACCCATTTGAAGTTTCAGATGCGGATACAATGCTTAATTACCTAAACCCAGAAGCAAAGAAACCAGAAGCAATTGCAATTATCACACGCCCAGGTTGTCCTCATTGTCACCGAGCAAAGGAGCTTCTAATAGAAAAAGGCCATAAGTATAATGAAATTATTCTTGGCCAACATACATCTAATCAATCTCTATTTGCCATTACAGGGCAAACAAAGGTTCCTCAAATCTTTATCAATGGTGAAAGAATTGGTGGACGAGATAAATTAGAAGAATTAAATGAGCAAGGAAAGCTTTAGATAAGAAGGCCGCCTTTTTGGCGGCCTTCTACATTATTAAATCAAAAACAACATTTCAAAATAAGTTGGTATAGGCCATAGATCATCAGGGATAATACTTTCTAAACGGCCACAGTGATCTGCAATCATTTCACTAATCGGCATAAGATCGTATGCTAATGAATGTGCAACCTTCTCCTCGTCGTGTACGTCTACAAGGCCAGCAAGAGCATTCTTTAAGTTTCTATTTTGTTCAAAAACAGCCTCTAAAGAGAATTGGAGATCTTTTAAAATTTCTGTCTCTACAGACGCTTCAATCTTAATGGCCTTTGATGCGGCTATAGATGAAGTAAGTTTGGCCTTATAATTTAGGGCCGCAGGAATAACAAGCTGATTTACCATATTTGAAAGTGTATTAAACTCAATACTACGTTTTGTTATATAGGTTTCAAGAAGAACATTGTAGCGCGTATCAAGTTCTGATTCACGGTAAATTCCATGCTTTGTTAAAAACGCTGTCTCTTTCCTATCAACAAGCACATTTAAGCTATCAGCTGTTGTCTTGAGATTTGGAAGACCTCTTTTATGCGCTTCTTCAAGCCATGCTTGAGAATAACCATCACCATTGAAAATAACATCCCAAGATTCATTTATAAAAGTATGGCAAATATCAAGGAGGGCCTGATCAATTGAGACACCATCACGTATTTTAGCTTCAAGTAAATTATTGGCCTCATCTAAAACTGCTGTAACTGCACCATTAAGAATAGTTAATGGAAATCCAATCGATTGATCTGAACCACATGCACGAAATTCAAATTTATTTCCAGTAAAGGCAAATGGCGACGTTCTGTTTCTGTCTGTATTATCTTTTGGAAGCTTAGCAAGTGCACCTGCTCCGAGGTCGAGAATTGTTTGTGACTCTGGAGAGAACTCTTCTCCTTCTTTAATGGCCTTAAAGATTCTTTCAATTGTTGAACCTGTAAACACTGAAATAATCGAAGGAGGCGCTTCATTAGCACCAAGTCGATGATCATTACTATGAGAAGCAATTGAGGCCCTTAGAAGCTTAGCATGGCGATGTACTGCTGCAATAACAATAGAAGTAAAGGCCAAGAAACGATAGTTTTGATGTGGCTCACTACCTGGGTCAAGAAGATTGATTCCAGTATCACTAGCAAGAGACCAATTAAGGTGCTTACCAGAACCATTGATGCCAGCAAATGGTTTCTCATGCAATAAAGCGACGAACCCATGACGAATGGCCACATTTTCTATCGTGGCCATAACCATATGATTATTATCTGCTGAAACGTTAGCATCTCTAAAAATTTGTGCAAGTTCAAATTGACCAGGTGCAACTTCATTGTGACGAGTCTTAGCAGGAATCCCTAGTTTATGAAGCTCGTAATCAAGCTCCTCCATAAATGCCAAAACGCGCTCATTAATAGCACCAAAGTAGTGGTCATCTAATTGTTGATTCTTAGTTGAAGGCGCACCAAAAAGTGTACGTCCAGTCATTACCAAATCTTCTCTTAAATTATAATAGCTCTTATCAACTAGAAAATACTCTTGCTCTGCTCCACACGTTACAATCACACGATCAACATTCGTCTCGCCAGATAAATGAAAGAACTTCTTTGCACTCTCACCAAGAGAAGAGACCGAGCGTAGAAGTGGAGTTTTAATATCAAGGGCCTCACCGTGGTATGAAACAAAGGCCGTTGGAATACAAAGAGTTTTTGACTCTCCTGTTCCAATTAAGAACATGGGTGAAGTTAAGTCCCATGCAGTATAGCCACGGGCCTCAAATGTCGAGCGCGATCCACCATTTGGAAAAGATGAAGCATCGGGCTCACCTTGAATTAACTGACTTGCAGATAGTTTCTCAATAGGTCTTCCTGTTGAATAATCAAAGTCTAAGAAAGCATCGTGCTTTTCAGCAGTCGATCCAGTTAGCGGTTGAAACCAGTGACAAAAGTGAGTAGCACCTTTATCGAGGGCCCACTTTGTTACGGCCTTAGCAACGATTTCCGCCTGCGCTTTAGAGATATGAGAGTTTGAGTGAATCGCCTCGTTAATTTCGTCCTTAATTGAGTCAGGGATTTCTTCGGCCGTTTGAATATCAAAGGTATTCTCACCATAGTAATCTGTTACTTTTTGATGCTTACCTGATTTATCTCTAGGACGTAGAAAATTTATACCTTCGATTAGATTATTTGGGACACTCATTTACTTCCTCTCCGTGGCAGTATTGATGGATAACTGCCTATATTATAAGGAATAAAGAGGATTTGTGTCCAATGAAAATTTATTTTTGTAGGGAGATGACCTCAGTTTCAAACACCTGATTATAGTCGAATTCAGCTGCTTTAATCTTAGACATACAAAGTACACATCCTGCCATTAAAACAAAGATCATTTTTACGATTGCTTCATATGCATCCGGTGGTAACATTGCTAACTCCAAAAGTTTAGGCTAATTTAATTGACTTAATATTAGAGCATAATGGCAAAAGAAATGCTGATGAGCAATAAAAAATTCATGCGTAGTACATTTTTATACCTAGGCCAAAGCGAGCTTCCAGAGGGCTTCATGGCCGACAAGCGCAACGACTTCAGATTAAGTCGCTTCTGCTTATCTTCACTAACAGGCCTTAAAGATATATCTATAATCAACCACTTACATTTAGAAAGTGATAAGGACAAGCTAGTTTCAATTAGCCATACCAAAGAGCTGGCTGCTTGTGCGCTATGCACAAACCCCAAAGTAAAATCTGTCGGTATCGATATTGAGTGGTCCGATCGTAAGATGCGAGAGGGTACATTCAAATATTTTGTCTCTCATGAAAGAGAGCTTAAGCTCCATTCTCCACTTGAGATCTGGTGTATTAAAGAAGCTGCCTTTAAGGCCTATTCTCCATTTCACGATGATGAAAGAGAAAAGATTCTCGTCCTAACAGACTTTGTAATAACCGAACAAGGTATTTTACAAGGGCCAAATGATAGTAAGCTTAGCTATGAAATTATCGAAGAAGAATATCAGGGCAGACCATTTAAGCTTGCCCTGACAGAGTATTAATTTAAAAAACTTTCTAACTTCTTTTCGTCTTCAATTTTTATTTCTTTTATCTCTTTTAGGCCATTTCCAAGAGTCACCCTCAGAGTCATAAGCTTTCCTGTGCGAGCGATTAAGAAATCAATCTGATCATTTTCCTTATACATCTCAGGAATAGAGTCATAGGCCTTCTTATCAAGTCTAAGGGAGTTAATGGCAATAAGTTCATCTCCAGCATTAAGGCCGGCCTTATATCCACAACTATCTTGGCGAATAGACTTGATGATTAGCTTACCACCTTCTTCAGCGATATTTGCGCCTATATCTAGCTTAGGAGTTGTCCACTCAACACTTGCCCCCATGCGCTTTAGATAATTTTCAAAATCAATTTCTTCCACACCTTCAACAAAGAGTCTAAATTCATCACTTACATTTTTAGATACAAGGCCCTCTAGAATGTCAAAGAACCCTTCTTTTGTTAATCCGATGGCCGGTCTTTCTTTATAGTCGGCCCACAGTGCACGAACAAGATCATTTATCCCCTTGCCCTCAATCTTCATCAAAGTATTTAGAATAAAGAAAACAAGTCCACCCTTTAAGTAATAACTAACTGACGAATTTTTAAAGTTTTCACCTGCACGATAAAGCTTAATCCATGCATTAAATGAGGAGTCCTCAAGGGAGTGGTAGCCGCGACCAGGAGTTCCCAAATAATTATTAATATTCTTCTTCATGCATTCTAAATAATCTTTGAGAGAGTAGAAGCCACTACGGTAAGTAATTAATTGGTCAATAAAACTTGTCATTCCTTCCGTTAACCAATGCATACGAGTGTAATTTTCATTCTTATAATCGAAAGGCCCTAGTTCAATAGGACGAATTCTTTTTACATTCCAAAGATGAAAGTACTCGTGAGCAACAAGTTCCATATACTCTTTGTACCCCTTCTCTTTAGCTAAGTGGTAAGGACAAAATTGAAGAACTGTTGAGTCTAAGTGCTCAAGTCCACCAAAGCCATTTGGACTTAAATGAGTGATAAAATAGTAATGATCATATGGCAGCTCATCACCAACGATCTTTGCCGTCTCTTCAACGATTTTCTTAATATCGTCATTAAGCTTATCCATCACTTTCTGTGAGGACTCAGCATGCGCAAAGTCTCCGTAGAAAGCGATATGGTGCTCTTTATCTTGGTGCATGAAACCATAAGTTTCATGGCAACCAATTTCGATTGGAGTATCCAGAAGCTCATCAAAGTCGAGCGCCTCATAGATAAAGTGGTCCCTTTTTTCTGAAATATCCTTTAGTGCCGTAGTCACCTTGGACCACAAAGGGTTAATTTTAATCTCTACTTGTGAGCTTCCTGTCTCACCATCAATACCGATAAAGACACTTGGGCCATGTAAGAAAGCATGAGTGTTATCAACATGGGAAGTACGTACAGTTAATTCATGACAATAGATCGTGTAGGCAATTCTAATTTTTCCATCTTCACCAAATGATTCCGATTGAAAACTAGGATGAGTAAGATCGACTCTCCATTCATTCTTTGAAATCTGTTCATGATAAAGACGACTCCCCTTTGAGTCCTCGACTTTAATTTCTTTGATATTTCGAGCGTACTCTCTCATTAAATATGAACCAGGAGACCAAGATGGCATGTAGAAACATACCTCGTTCGCCTTTTTATCAAGCACAGCGTCTAAAGTAATATTAACTAAGTGAGTATGAGGTTTTGGAATATCGATTATATATTTAAGCATTTAACGCTCCTTTTATAAACTTTGTTATACCACCAATTTATTTCAAGAAAAACCTCTTGAAAAGGATTCGTTTACTTGCTAAAAGCCCTCTAACAACACAATTTAATGGAAAATCATAATGGAAAATCAATCTGACAACGCACAGCAGTCTGGGCACTATAACATCGACCGCTCGCAAATCATTCTCCCGCAACTGACTTTCACGCAAATAGCACAAGATCAACTTAATCTTATGCTTGAAAATGATTTCACTCTACAGGGAAAATACTTAAGAATTCTTATTAGCGGTAAAGGATGTGAAGGCTTCAAGTACTCAATTGGATTTCACAACTTAAACGACGACGACTTTCTTATTCCTGTTCCAAGCATGGATATTGAAGTTATTATCGATCCATTTACGGCCTTCTATCTAGGTGAAACTCTCATTGATTATCAATTTAATTATATCAATGATGAAGAAGGCTTTATTGTTACAAATAAACAACAAGAAGAGTTCCAAGGGAAGTTTTGGCGAAAAGACAAAACAAAGATCCCACCAAAGGCCGGGGTTCTATAAAGCATGGACTATCGTTACCTCAGGGCGTTTACACTCACTGCAAAATACTTAAGCTTCTCAAAAGCGGCCGCAGAACTTAAAATTGCACAGTCAGCAGTTTCAAGACAAGTTAAACTCCTTGAAGAGTCAATGAAAGAAGAACTTATCATTCGCTCAAGTAAGAAGGTTATTCTTACGAAGAAGGCCAAGCAGCTACTTAAATCAATTGACCAATTTGAAGATAGCCTAGGAAATATTTTTGAAACGACTCAGGAGCGCCCAGTACATATTGGTATTCTTGATGGGCTTCTTGTTAATTGGTTTAATCCTATTCTTGCAAAGTACGCAAAAAATTATAAAAGAGATATCTTCATTCACGTGGCCGACAGCCCGGCACTAAGGCGTGGAATCGAAGATGGTATTTTTGATATCATTTTCTCCACTGATAATTTCCAATCAGACCTCACTTCTTCCTTAAAACTTTTTGAAGAGAAGTTCGTCATTATTTCAAATGAAGCAATTAACAAGAGAAAGCTTCACGAGCATACGTGGATTGTTTTTAGTGAATTAGATCATCTTCATAAACTCTCGACGAAGGCACCATCTAAGAAAATTGTTGTGGACTCACTTGAGAGTATCAAGGCCCTTGTAAAGCATGGTGTTGGAATAGCTGTTGTTCCTGACCATACACTTTCTAAGCACGATAATTTTGTTACAGAGCCTGTTAGTGGACTTAAAAATATGAATATCTATATGACCACTTTAAGCTATAAGAATAGGCCTGTATTTTTAAAAGAATTTATTAAGATATTAGAAACGAAATAAAAAAGGCGAACAATATTCGCCTTTTTTTATTATTTTCTTTTAATATCCTTAATTCCAACAACGCCAATTAGAAATACTTTATTAGAAATAAAATGAAGATTTTTAGTCTTTCTATTTTCAAAATTAAAAAGCCAGTCTTCTCCGACTCTTTCAACTGATGCCGAATACCTCTTACGAGTATCATTTACACCACTATAAAGTGTATCAATTTCAATATCACCACCATCTGACGGGTTTAAGTTACTAACAGTAATTCTAACAACGTCGCGATCACTTCTGCTAACTAAGACAACACCTCTCATCATCTGCTCTAGAGAATAAGTGTCAGTTCTGATAATTTTACCCTTATCTGAGAATTCCTTCTTGTAAACAGATGTAACCTCTCCGATTTCCTCGTCAACATTCACACCTAAGTGATAAAAGCTCTCATCCTCATCATTTGTAATGTGAACAAGTTTAACCTGTGCTGCCATAAGTGAAGTTGTGGTAACAACGGTTAAAAGAAGTAATTTCAGTAATGATTTCATACTCATCTCCCTCTCAATTTGATAAGGCATATTGCCATTAATCACATGTTAATGGGAGGGAAATTTTTACAATTAAGCAAGAAATACACGTGCCAAAGCATTAGGTACGCCTAATAACAAGAATTAGTCTAGCTTAAGGTATTAAAAATAATAGGCCCACCAACATGTTTGAATTCATCATCACGTAGATCGGCGAATTCATAACCCGATAAATGGTCGTGTAATATTTTCAGGATATACTCGTTAATATTCTCAATCTGATCTAGGCCGAAGGTTTGAGCAAAACCGGCCACCTTTTGCGTAATATAATCATTCTTAAAGATACCAGAGCTTAGGTTAGACTTCTTTGAAAACTCTCTAAACTCTTCGATTGAAACCCCCATCTTGCGTGAGTCATCTTTGTCAAATTTATCAAGGCTATAATTGATAAGTGTAGAAAGAATAATTGCTTCAAAGTCAATCGAGTTAATATCGTAATTCAAATAGAAGTTATCAGAAAGCATACCATCGTCTTTAAGAGACAGATAAGTTTCTTTTAATGTCTTAATGAAAGGCATCAGTTCAATAAGAAGTTTGCACTTACTTTGTAGTTTCTTCCATACCTCAACATTATTTACCACAACAATTTTATTATCGTTATCACGATACTTCACAAGATCACTAAAGAAGTCATCTAAGAATAGATCAAATGAAGCACCTAAGAAGTTTTCATCTGAATCCTCAAAAAGGTGATTTCTTAAGGCCTTCTTCACATCTTTTTGTAAGATACGAATTAGTGAGTTTCCGATCTTATAGATATCAGTAAAGTCAAAGTACTCAAAAATACTTTCGTCAGCGAAGTTTCGAATATCCTTAATATAAGACATTCCTAAAAGAATAAGCTCACGGTTTTGATTACCAATACGAGTCATGGCAACAGGGCCATCTTTTAAAACACCGTAGTATTCCATACTAGCATTTAGCATACGAATAAAATTAAAGTGTAGGTAGCTAAAGCGCTTCTCATCTTCAACCTTATTGAGTTCTTCATGAATACTTTGAGCATTTTTTTCAAAGGCAATAATAGAGTTTTGATGCAAGGTTTGCATCTTTCCCTTAGTCGTAATATTTCCAGTTAATGGCCGCTTCTTATTGATGAAAAGGTCTATATGGCCAATTGAAGGAAATGGATTAACAACTTGTAGGGCCTCAAAATAATCAACAAAACCGTAGTCTCTAAGTCTCTCTTTCTTATCTTGATACTGATTCTCATTATAAATCATATAATCTTCAGAGATCATCTTAAAGAGGTGTTGGTAAGCTGCCTCAACACCAACTTCTGTATAAAGGTCTTTAACAAGCTGTCGAACCTCGTCAACAATATCGCAGTCTTCATCGAACTCAAAAAGGAGTAGGTTATCTTCTGTTAAGAAGTAGTTATCATGATCATCTGGATAAAGTGGATCTTCAACATCAAAAGTCCATACATTAAAGCGACCTTTAAGAAAAAGAATGAACTGGTCTGATTTAACGAATTCGTAGCGAATTTCTTCATCTGGACACTTGGCAACAGTACTCACCCAAGACGTGAACTCATTTACATCAAGTTCATCTTTTGACCAAAGGTCAATGTCGTAGAAAGTTTCTCTTTGTTCTTTAGAAAGTAGCTTTAGAGCGTGAGACTTTACTTCGATTGGCAGTGCTTTTACAGATACATAAAGAGGCTGAACAGGAAGTTTTTCAAGGCTTTCTCCTTTTGAGATATAACTATTTACAAGCTCCATTGAAGTGTAGGCCTTAGATTCCTTAAGGATTAAAGAGATTACATCTGTTGTTGGTAATTTGCCTTCGTGTTTTTTGTCACTCATATGTCCGCCATTATATCAAATAAGCCTTTAATTTAAGCTATTTAACATAAGTTGTTAACCTAAATCTAAAGTTTGTACTACATGACAGTAAATAACAAAAAATATTAAGAAGAAAAAGCACTTCCAGCACGAAAACATGATATTCATCATATTATTTCCCCTATAACTTATTTAATTTAGATATATGAAGTGATAAGATGGAATTAACCAAGAAAAGGTATAGATTATGGAAAAGAGACAGTGTGTAGACTGCCCATCAAGAGAGCTAGGAATCTTTTGTGGGTTATCAAATGATGAAGCCGCTAAAGTATCACTTACAGCTACTTCTCTAAAGTTTAAGCGTGGTGAAAAGCTATTTTCTCAAGGTAATCGCCCAGCTGGAATCTACTGTGTTCAGTCAGGTAATATAAAACTGACAAAGACAGGCTCTGATGGAAAAGAGACAATTGTAAGAATTGCTCAACATGGAGATGTTATCGGTCACAGATCACTTTTTACTGCTCAAGACTTCAATGGTACGGCAACTGCCATTGACAATGTTTCTGTCTGCTTCATTGATAAACCAAGCCTATTAAAATTAATAAATGATAAACCGGCAATCGCTCTTGAACTGATTAATAAATTAAGTCGCGACATGGGAATTGCTGAAGAGCGCTCAAGTGCTTTTCACCAAAAGAATGTTCGCGAGAGAATTGCTAGGCTTCTTCTCGACCTTGCCAAGACACACGGTAAAACTCTTATCAACGGTGATGTTCAAATCGAACTAAAGCTAACAAGAGAAGAAATGGCCACGATGATTGGTACGGCCAATGAAACTCTAATTCGCATTATTTCTGAATACAGAAAAGATGGATTGATTGACCAAAATGGCAAACTAATCATCATCAAAGACGCTGCTGAATTAGAAAAAAGAGCTGAAGGTGTTTATTAAAGTTTTACTATTTTAAGTTTATAAAAAAAAATAACAAACAAGAATATAGAGATGGATATCCAAAGTATCACAAGCAAGAGTCAGTCTTGTGAGGCAGAAGTATGCCTTCACTGCTCTGAAGAAATTGCCCCTGGTGAGCTTATCACTAATGAAAGAGAAGGCAAATTAGAAAAGTTTTGTTGCTATGGTTGTATGAGCGTTCACTCTCTCCTTCTCAGTAATAATCTTGAAGATTTTTACCGTTACCAAAATGAGCAAGGTTCACAAGCTAATAGTCTGAAACAGCAGTCTAGTAATTCAAAAAGTAAATTTGAATATATGGATAGTGAGTCATTCATCCGTGAATACGTCACTATCGAAAGAGACAAACTTAAGATTCATTTCTTACTAGAGGGTGTCCACTGCTTTGCTTGTATCTGGCTGATTGAAAGAATTTCAAAATTAGAAAACTCCGTCATCGAGGCTCAGGTCAACATTGGAAATAACTTAGGAAGCTTTACAATTGATACAAAGAGGCCGTATTCGATTGCAAAGCTTGCTACAACACTTGCCCAACTTGGCTACACTCCTCACCCATTTAATATTGAAAAAGATCAGGAAAAAAAACTCAGTGATCGACGTGATATCCTGCAAATAGGAGTCGCTGCTTCGGCCATGAGTAATATCATGATTTATGCAGTATCCAACTATGCAGGGGCAACTGGCGACTATGTTAAGCTATTTGATGGAATAAGTTTTGCTTTTTGTCTTCCTGTAATTTTCTATAGTGCCAAACCAATTCTGGTTAATAGTGTCAGCGCGATAAGACTAAGAAGTACAAATGTTGATATACCGTTAGCAATGGCCATAGTCTTTGGCTTCCTATTGTCTGCGATTAATTTCTTTAGAGAGTCTGGCCCAGTTTACTTTGATTCAATTACAACACTTGTCTTTCTAATTCTACTTTCTCGCTATTTTGTAAAAATGCTGACTCAAAAGTCCATGTCAACAAAGGGGATCTCTTCACTCTTTCTCAACACAGGTGTGAAGAAGATTATTGGCGATGAAATTAAGCATGTTTTTTCTAACGAAGTAGAAA
Coding sequences within it:
- a CDS encoding Crp/Fnr family transcriptional regulator, which translates into the protein MEKRQCVDCPSRELGIFCGLSNDEAAKVSLTATSLKFKRGEKLFSQGNRPAGIYCVQSGNIKLTKTGSDGKETIVRIAQHGDVIGHRSLFTAQDFNGTATAIDNVSVCFIDKPSLLKLINDKPAIALELINKLSRDMGIAEERSSAFHQKNVRERIARLLLDLAKTHGKTLINGDVQIELKLTREEMATMIGTANETLIRIISEYRKDGLIDQNGKLIIIKDAAELEKRAEGVY